The nucleotide sequence TCGCGAGGATGGCTCCAAGTATCTGGATCTCGATGGCTTGCTGGAAGCACAACGCAAATCTGCTCGTGCCGGTCTTCGCATGACGCTGGTTACGCTGGAACTGCCGCATTGGGATACCGTTCAACAGCGTGACCGTTTGCTCGGAACTTCCCTTACTGGTGTGAAGGATGCGCTGGCATCCCTTGGCTATACAGAAGAGAAAGAGCTCGAACTGCTGCGCAAGCTGGGCGATGCTGCTCGTGACGAGGCGAACCGTTATGCATATGAGCTGCGTGTGAACTCTCCACTCTTGGTAACGACAGTGAAGCCGGAAGGTACGCTGTCTCAGGTTGCTGGTGGTGTCTCCAGCGGTCTGCACTGGTCCCATTCGCCGTACTACATCCGCCGCATTCGCATCAATGCTGAGGATCCATTGGCAAAAGCGGTACAAACTCTCGGCTGGACAGTCAACCCAGAGGTAGGAACACCAGGCGAAACATATGAAGAGCGCATGGCAAATGCACGTACACTCGTGATCGATTTCCCTGTAGCATCGGGCGCAGAAGAAACGAAGAACGAAGTAAGTGCAAAACGCCAATTCGATACGTACTTCCGTTTCCAAAAAGAATATACCGAGCACAACTCTTCTAACACCATTACGGTACGCAAGGAAGAGTGGGTAGAAGTAGAAGACATCGTTTACGATAACTGGGATAATTTCGTAGGTGTATCTTTCTTGCAATTGGATGGCGGAAACTACCAATTGGCTCCATATGAAGAGTGCACCAAAGAACAGTACGAGGCATTGAAGCAGTCCATGAAGCCATTTGATCCTGCGATTTTGCAGCAGTATGAAACCGGCGGCGAGGCTGATCTGTCCACGGCTGAATCTTGCGAAGGCGGAGCTTGCCCGATTCGTTAAGTGATCCAAATAAATAAAGACAGGGGGAGACTGGAGGAAACAGTCTGCCCCTGTTTTGTTGTATGCGGCTGTAGTGGAGAGAAGAATATTTCCAGTCTAGCCTCCAGGCTCCGTCCTGCTGGGGGCTGGGACTGTCCGCTCCGAAGGGATTCGCGGGGAAACGCAAAAGTGGTAGCCGCTACGTCGCATGGGCACGGTTGCGTTTCTTTTGCCCGCGAATCCCTTCTCACACTCGGTAGGACTCACAAGTCGCTACGTCTGGAAATATTCTTCTCTGTCGGAACTGATTATGTTCTTCCATCTTTTAAAAAATCGGATCACACGGAAAGCTCGTAGAGGAAACAGGAGAAATAAGCGAAGATCTTAGGGACGCCGACCGAGACGGAGTGCAAAAAGCGAAACACGCTCTTAAGCGTCCACCTCTGAGACACATCCTGAATGGACTACTTTGGACGCGGTTTCGCTTTTTGCATGGAGTCGGGCAGTCAATCCCTCAGGGGGTGGCCCTAGAAGCTGAGCGTTTTCTCCTGTTTCCTCCCCACCACAACAGCAACGTATTTTCTTGTCCTTGTATGGTACAATCATCCTATAGAGAAAGGAGCGATCCAATATGACTCCCATTATTCATTCCCATCGATTGCGTGTCCGCTATGGCGAAACCGATCAGATGGGTGTGGTCTACCATACGAATTACTTGAACTGGTTTGAAGTAGGACGAACAGAATTGATTCGCCATGCGGGGATCACCTATCGTGAGCTGGAGGAAAAAGGCGTACTTCTGCCTGTCACAGATGCGAACATCTCTTACAAACAGCCCGCCCGCTATGACGATGAGGTAGAAATACGGACGAGAGTAAAAGAGCTCAGTCCTGTCCGTCTCACTTTTGCATACGAGATTGTTAGATTGCCTGACCAACAGCCGTTGGTCTCAGGAGAGACGATGCATGTATTTACCAACACAGCTTTGAGGCCGATTCGCTTGTCACGAGCCGAGCCTGACATCTATGATTGGTTGGACTCCCAGCATAAAGGAGGGGAATAAGCATGTTCCGCTTTTTTGCCATTCTATTTGTCGTTGCGTTTGGATTAGAGCTTTGGGGGCTTATTACCATTGGATCGTGGATCGGTGGTTGGAATACAGTCGTGCTCGTCATTCTCACGGGGATATTGGGGGCTTGGCTCGCAAGACAGCAGGGGATGCAAGTATTCCGGATGCTCCAACACCAGTTGTCGCGTGGGCAAATGCCTACGGATTCACTTATCGATGGTGTTTTGATTTTGATCGGTGGCATTTTGCTCTTGTTGCCTGGATTCGTCACGGATGTGATTGGACTGGTCTTCCTCATTCCGTACACACGGATGATTATTCGTCATCTGTTGAAGCGTTGGCTGTGGAATCTCATCTCGTCTGGTCGTGTTCAATTGTTTTTCCGCCGCTAATACAGTACAGATATTCCCTATAAAAAAAGAATCGCTTCGAGCTGTGTGACAAGCTGCTCGCAAGCGGTTCTTTTTACGTTGGGTCAGGTTTTCTTTCCACGGATGTAGCCCCATACATCGACGAAGACGTTAGCTTTTACCAAAGCATTGATCATGACAAGTGAAACAGGTCCGATGATCAAGCCCAGGAATCCGAACAATTGGAGGCCAACAAACAGCGCGACTAGCGTGAGGAGAGGGTCGAGACCGACGTTTTCCGCAACGACTTTTGGCTCGATAATTTGACGGAAAATCAATACGACCCCGTACAAAATGGATAAGCCGATGACCATCGTGTAATTGCCTTTGAAAAACATGTAGATGATCCAAGGAACAAAGACCGTCCCTGTCCCAAGATAAGGCAAGAGATCGACCAAGCCCGTGATCAAGCCAATCGTTATTGCGTATTCGACACGCATGAACAACAGACCAATAATCACGATGGCGGCGGTTAAGGAGATGAGAGTCAACTGCGCCTTGACGAACCCGAACAAGGCATTGCGCAAATCGATAAAAATCTGATCGAGACGACTGTTTACTCCTTTTGGCAAAAGACGACGAGCCCGCGCTTCCCAAAGAGCAAAATCTTTGGAGATAAAGAACGCACCCATGATGGAAATGACGGAGACTGTTGCCATATTCGGGAGTGAGACAAGCAGATTTTTCAATCCATCCAGAAATTTGACGATCAAGTCCTGCCCGACATTCGTGATGGTCGAGATCGCACTGCCTACCGTACTGGTAAGCTTATCCTTATAACTTGGATCGAGCTGATCATAAAACCACTGAATCTGATTGTAAATGCCCATCAAGAAGTCTTGAGAAATCGTATTTTGCAAATAATGGGCCAGCTCCTGTGCAACGACTGGCAAGCGTTTGGCCAGCTCTCCGATTTCCACGACCGTTTCCGTGATAATCAGTGTGACCACTCCACCAGCGAGCAGCATCAAAACCAAGAGCGCGATAATGACCGAAAGCCAGCGTGGAATCCTGAACTTTTTCGTCATGAACGTAACTGGTTTATTGATGATGAGCGCAATGACTAAAGCGATTATAAATGGGTACAGTAAGGGTGTTGCGTGTTGGAATACCCAAATCCCTACATAGACAAGCAGGCAAACCCATAACAAGCGAATGATTTGAAAGAGGCGCTCTACCCAGTTTTCCTGATTCAAACGATTTCTCCTTTCCGCCGCGAAGGTGCGAACAAAATACTGATGTTTCTATTATGCAGCATGCCCGATAGGTGGAGCAAGAATCGCGAAAAAACAAAACTCCGTTTCACCCTTCGAAACATTTTTTCGCCAACCTTATTCACAAAATCGCAATAATCTTTTATAATTGGGTCGTCTTAGTGGATTCTTTTCTCTCGCCTCTCCCCTTACACGAGCGTCATTTTCATGTACGACCTTGTGAGGATTTGCGTGGATACATTCCCTGTCAAGAGTGGTGGATGAAAGAAACCGCTGCTTACAATTTCATAGATAGGATGTTCAAAAAATCGTCTTTTTTGAACCTGATTAGGTCGTTTATCAGTCATGGCGGACAAGCGAAGACTGGATAAGCACTACTACTTGAGTGGAAAAGGAGAGGGAGTTCTATGACAACTACTCGTGGACTTGAAGGCGTTGTTGCCGCTCAATCATCCATCTGTTCGATCGTCGATGGGGTTCTTTGCTATGGCGGGATCAACATCGATGAGCTGGCAGAACATGCAACTTTTGAAGAGGTTGTATATTTGCTCTGGCATGGAGCGTTACCGAAGCGTGATCAGCTAGACGCTTTGAAAAAACAATTGGGTGAAAATGCAGCAGTGGCCCAAGAAGTGCTGGAAAGCATTCGCCACTATCCTAAAGGCGTACATCCAATGGCGGCGTTGCGCACAGCTGTCTCTTCGCTAGCGCTCTACGACACAGAAGCGCAAGATATGTCTCCTGAAGCCAACTATCGGAAATCTA is from Brevibacillus brevis and encodes:
- the ytvI gene encoding sporulation integral membrane protein YtvI encodes the protein MNQENWVERLFQIIRLLWVCLLVYVGIWVFQHATPLLYPFIIALVIALIINKPVTFMTKKFRIPRWLSVIIALLVLMLLAGGVVTLIITETVVEIGELAKRLPVVAQELAHYLQNTISQDFLMGIYNQIQWFYDQLDPSYKDKLTSTVGSAISTITNVGQDLIVKFLDGLKNLLVSLPNMATVSVISIMGAFFISKDFALWEARARRLLPKGVNSRLDQIFIDLRNALFGFVKAQLTLISLTAAIVIIGLLFMRVEYAITIGLITGLVDLLPYLGTGTVFVPWIIYMFFKGNYTMVIGLSILYGVVLIFRQIIEPKVVAENVGLDPLLTLVALFVGLQLFGFLGLIIGPVSLVMINALVKANVFVDVWGYIRGKKT
- a CDS encoding acyl-CoA thioesterase produces the protein MTPIIHSHRLRVRYGETDQMGVVYHTNYLNWFEVGRTELIRHAGITYRELEEKGVLLPVTDANISYKQPARYDDEVEIRTRVKELSPVRLTFAYEIVRLPDQQPLVSGETMHVFTNTALRPIRLSRAEPDIYDWLDSQHKGGE
- a CDS encoding FxsA family protein — encoded protein: MFRFFAILFVVAFGLELWGLITIGSWIGGWNTVVLVILTGILGAWLARQQGMQVFRMLQHQLSRGQMPTDSLIDGVLILIGGILLLLPGFVTDVIGLVFLIPYTRMIIRHLLKRWLWNLISSGRVQLFFRR